A single Bacillus marinisedimentorum DNA region contains:
- the spoIIR gene encoding stage II sporulation protein R translates to MKKTAIIYLIFLLVSVNLLPAEGAGQKAAAAAEPVVIPDDAIRLRILANSNSEEDQAIKRLVRDRVNDSINEWVADLTSFDEARKVIRSHLPEIRGIVGSIVEENSPGGNFTVSFQENVKFPTKLYGNFIYPAGTYEAILISIGKAEGANWWCVLFPPLCFLDFSNGDAVKQEETAVNDGKETERVEVKFFVVEWFKKAKSLFSQEPA, encoded by the coding sequence ATGAAAAAAACAGCAATTATTTATCTTATATTTCTTTTAGTGAGCGTTAACCTATTACCGGCTGAAGGGGCAGGGCAGAAAGCGGCAGCTGCGGCTGAGCCGGTTGTCATTCCGGATGATGCCATCCGGCTGAGGATTCTGGCAAACAGCAACAGTGAGGAAGATCAGGCAATAAAGCGGCTTGTCCGCGACCGTGTAAACGACTCCATTAACGAATGGGTGGCAGACTTGACGTCGTTCGATGAAGCCCGAAAAGTGATCCGTTCTCATCTGCCGGAGATAAGGGGAATTGTTGGCAGTATTGTGGAAGAAAACAGCCCTGGCGGTAACTTTACTGTAAGCTTCCAGGAAAATGTGAAGTTTCCGACGAAACTATACGGAAACTTTATCTATCCGGCCGGAACCTATGAGGCGATTTTGATTTCGATCGGGAAGGCAGAAGGCGCAAACTGGTGGTGTGTGTTATTCCCTCCCCTTTGCTTCCTGGATTTTTCAAACGGTGATGCCGTGAAACAGGAGGAAACCGCGGTTAATGATGGTAAAGAGACGGAGCGAGTGGAAGTGAAATTCTTTGTCGTCGAATGGTTCAAAAAAGCCAAATCATTGTTCAGCCAGGAACCGGCATAG
- a CDS encoding L-threonylcarbamoyladenylate synthase, translating to MHTKYWVVEKEDVNDESYPQLEEAALLLRDNETVAFPTETVYGLGANALADEAVDKIFRAKGRPGDNPLIVHIAEIEQLDSLAADVPETAQWLMDAFWPGALTLVLKSKEGVSRKVTAGLRTVAVRMPDHPVALALIEKAGVPIAAPSANVSGRPSPTSASHVKEDLDGRIAGIVDGGETGIGVESTVVDCTGEIPMILRPGGVTKEQLEKVAGKINVDPALAEVKEAPKSPGMKYTHYAPKAPLTIVEGDRAFIQQLVDNSRAAGKKVGVLTTYEHVDGFVADAVLPCGYRSRPETVARGLYQTLRSFDEYELDLIYSESFSEEGVGAAVMNRLLKAAGHRVINSGKE from the coding sequence TTGCATACAAAGTATTGGGTTGTGGAAAAGGAAGATGTAAACGATGAGAGTTATCCACAACTTGAAGAAGCGGCATTGCTGCTCAGGGATAATGAAACGGTCGCATTCCCTACAGAAACCGTGTATGGGCTGGGAGCAAATGCCCTCGCTGATGAGGCTGTGGATAAAATTTTCAGGGCGAAGGGACGGCCCGGCGATAACCCGCTCATCGTCCATATCGCTGAAATAGAACAGCTGGACAGTCTGGCTGCCGATGTTCCAGAAACGGCACAGTGGTTGATGGACGCATTTTGGCCGGGCGCGCTTACGCTTGTTTTAAAAAGCAAGGAAGGTGTATCGAGGAAAGTGACAGCCGGATTGCGTACAGTTGCCGTCCGGATGCCTGACCATCCGGTGGCGCTCGCTTTAATTGAAAAGGCAGGCGTTCCGATTGCTGCTCCAAGCGCCAATGTGTCAGGCCGGCCAAGCCCTACTTCGGCATCGCATGTGAAAGAGGATTTGGATGGAAGGATTGCCGGAATCGTCGATGGAGGAGAAACAGGAATCGGCGTCGAATCGACGGTTGTGGATTGCACCGGGGAAATTCCGATGATTCTTCGGCCGGGCGGGGTCACAAAAGAGCAGCTGGAAAAAGTGGCTGGAAAGATCAATGTCGATCCGGCCCTTGCAGAAGTGAAAGAAGCGCCGAAATCGCCGGGAATGAAATATACACACTATGCCCCGAAGGCTCCGCTTACGATTGTGGAAGGAGACCGGGCGTTTATCCAGCAGCTTGTGGATAACTCGCGTGCCGCAGGAAAAAAAGTTGGGGTGCTTACGACTTATGAACATGTGGATGGTTTTGTCGCGGACGCTGTTCTTCCCTGTGGATACCGGAGCAGGCCGGAAACCGTCGCCCGCGGACTGTACCAAACGCTGCGCAGCTTTGACGAATATGAACTCGATCTCATTTATTCCGAATCTTTTTCAGAAGAAGGGGTCGGCGCAGCGGTCATGAACAGGCTGCTGAAGGCGGCCGGCCACCGTGTGATCAATTCTGGAAAAGAATAA
- a CDS encoding manganese efflux pump MntP family protein — protein MDVSILGELLTLMIMAFALGMDAFSVGLGMGMIPLRLLQIFKIGITIGLFHIIMPLMGMAIGKLLSTHYGTIATLIGGGLLLLLGLQMIISSIRPGEDRMITPVGTGLLLFSLSVSLDSFSVGLSLGIYGVRTILTVALFGIFSTVLTWGGLLLGRKVQNWLGTYSEVLGGSILFMFGLKLLLPI, from the coding sequence ATGGATGTTTCGATTTTAGGGGAGCTATTGACGCTGATGATTATGGCCTTTGCGCTGGGAATGGACGCATTTTCCGTCGGGCTTGGCATGGGGATGATCCCGCTGCGCCTGCTGCAGATTTTTAAAATCGGTATTACAATTGGCCTTTTCCATATCATTATGCCGCTTATGGGAATGGCAATCGGCAAACTGCTGTCAACCCACTATGGAACGATCGCAACGCTCATCGGAGGCGGCCTGCTTCTGCTGTTGGGGCTGCAGATGATTATTTCGTCCATTCGCCCGGGGGAGGACAGGATGATTACACCGGTTGGCACAGGGTTGCTTCTGTTTTCCCTCAGCGTAAGCCTGGACAGTTTTTCGGTCGGCTTGAGTCTCGGTATCTATGGGGTTCGGACCATTTTGACCGTCGCCCTTTTCGGCATCTTCAGCACGGTGCTGACATGGGGCGGGCTGCTGCTCGGCCGCAAGGTGCAGAACTGGCTCGGTACATACAGCGAGGTGCTCGGCGGCAGTATTTTATTTATGTTCGGCTTGAAGCTGCTTTTGCCGATTTGA